In one window of Denticeps clupeoides chromosome 2, fDenClu1.1, whole genome shotgun sequence DNA:
- the lama1 gene encoding laminin subunit alpha-1 isoform X1 — protein MKSLLALLLLCASSVECQQRGLFPAILNLASNAEITTNATCGDPEPEMYCKLVEHVPGRRIHNPQCRICDGSSANPKEQHPITYAIDGTNRWWQSPSIKNGRQFHWVTITLDLRQIFQVAYIIIKAANSPRPGNWILERSLDGKKFEPWQYYAISDTECLTRYNITPRLGPPTYKRDDEVICTSYYSRLVPLEHGEIHTSLINGRPSADDLTPELLEFTSARYIRLRLQRIRTLNADLMTLSYRDPKDVDPIVTRRYYYSIKDISVGGMCICYGHAQSCPLDPETRMLQCKCEHNTCGESCNECCPGYHQQPWQPGTISAGNTCEKCNCHSKAGDCYYNRTVAEQRRSMNVHGQYVGGGVCINCTQNTAGVNCETCADGFFRPHKVSPYSESPCVDCNCDMRGSLSPACIRDDNHAQPERGLNPGQCLCKEGFAGERCDRCAFGYRDFPLCTFCECSLEGSLNIDPCTECICKANVMGANCDLCKRGFYNLQASNPEGCTECFCFGVSDVCESSTWSTSQVEHKDSWLSPVTHSNSVYSAPLVEDNLIIPGNVSSYHILSTWAATDTFLGNKVTSYGGFLKYSVAYDVSMENVDKFLLSHFDFIIEGNGRSLRQSPSHHLVLTPLNEQSVSVAMVPHSFVDLHTGRHIQKDELMMVLADVAGLRIRSYLNTSAEGALRLSTVSLDVANPDSTTHLQAKAVEQCECPWGYSGTSCEYCISGFYRVGGILFGGNCLQCECNDHATECDINGMCLGCKHNTTGPHCDQCLPGFYGDPSEGTAEDCQRCACPLTVASNNFSPTCSLESSGEMTCDQCQQGYTGQKCERCGQGYHGNPSIPGEGCVLCECNGNVDTLEPGHCDPNSGECLKCMGYTSGPHCERCQDGYYGDAITAKNCQACGCHGNGSSSSICDIATGQCVCKPHVVGEKCDRCEVGFHSLSRDHCIACNCSQSGSTSTACDEEGRCQCVAGVTGDKCDHCDKGYYNFQKNGCTACDCEHTHGNCDPDTGVCICPPHTKGEKCELCEEDHWGHDGATGCKPCNCSVAGVTSTQCDLASGQCSCAPAFDGQKCDHCALGFRNFPECTACDCNPNGTREEFCDEQLGLCGCEDQGSCVCKDNVGGRGCDECKRGTFGLSVHNPAGCSACFCFGVSSECEELGGLIRVPITLGPEPERLHVVSQSNLQGTLDGVFAQGSEMLLDPSLVQSSSLAGPHYWRLPKHFQGNKLLSYGGKLSYVVNFFALDGEGLVNFEPQVLIRGGHLKKSVIFIDMPAPKNGFVTHQEVPLTEHQWKYFNSVSEKAVSHSDFMSVLSNVEYVLIKASYGTDLQQSRITNITMETAIEADEVSGDRGAAQLVESCECPPGYAGLSCQECAPGYFRQPLSELNMKGKNRPLIQPCVPCQCNNHSLACDLDNGKCLGCQHNTAGEYCNVCVQGYYGKVKGSINDCSLCACPLQSNSFSTSCVSDGVGDYRCDACKPGYEGRYCERCAVGYYGNPSEPGGRCEPCQCSGTGSLHQVCDSLTGKCECKVGVTGHTCDECEARHVLIEEQCVSCDDECTGALLDDVWALEGSINAVNLTGVILAPYSVLVSLEKEVQTLLTLKNGPIRRLNSTEENMANCTTAVSILQQKAHDVSGFAEAMVKSAEDSISLGNQLLDLINRTHSAIRALDQEADLLNGTVKGEMDTTNRTAVLEELTSMLEKIRNINITYGKTVVDQEMSEAKGLLLKVQTEFEQSQNATESLIETITAVLSKHTHQLEKTQALLNNAKDHNSHTLHQLSSFNANLSQFTILKDNVSVLNEEVDTLMQEAQDAMHDAFSIAENLDNVTARLEETQDDLERLYPTLRMHVDTLVMELTEKEALQLVYRAEDQARALMEKSMEIQFPNSSLLTSLSLNATGQNSNIMRDIQSADELAQGADQAAVSVLSQAEDALSDLGTKALQRSSEILAQSLPLRNHSAGLLVNITQVTDRLGLVRANMRNFSQVFPQPSVILRNLPNGSREVVHEAKAQVERVNASLLRALERLDNLQLQLHQSSSAVSEANSTALSTNEMVSDSVETAKAAESKLKEVEMRTEQLFDRMKPLRILGENLSRNLSEIKEMISQARKQAASIKVAVSADRDCVRAYRPEISSSNVNTITLTVKTSEPDNLLFYMGSSSTVDFMALEMHRGKVAFLWDTGSGHTKLEYPDVAINNNKWHWINATRFGKQASLAVHQLDSAPMPAVKATAPGSSTVLDINKTTWMFVGGLSGQVKKSSAVKMTDFKGCMGEASLNEKNIGLWNFAEREGQCRGCFMSPQAEETSFNFDGSGYSVVEKSLRPTATSIIMLFKTLAPNGLLLYLASNGTRDFLSIELVEGKVRVTFELGSGPLTMTSTKAYNTGIWYKIAIQRNKRKGYLAVMAADNPLERETIEAESPGLASDLNRSDLDPIYIGGLPKSRPIRRQVVAHSFVGCIKNMEIARTNFDLLRDSYGVKKGCVVKPIRSASILGGGYLQLPPMTLSPQTELMATFSTKNDSGIILVGFAKSANRMRRQTHQPFLAVMLVSGKLEVHVNMAEGGSVHKAVIKSQKGTFGDGLEHSLVLQRNKRTMNILVDEDHQASVRLGSSADKGSLTLGQFYMGGVPPGEGSSVLSTTNSFYGCISNIVLEAKLLDLSSAVSYQGVDMDSCLLEERPKRVVLPDEGGDQEDETTAAPTQLPEAQPTEAVTPGSTSCTAMDSTATLTESHQFGLSRNSHMIVGFRNRTVRTSFSVKLSLRTFAPSGILYYMANGNQQDYAVLQLQGGQLFFTCDLGKGPAVATLKKPINDGIWHTVKTEFEKRNVMVSVDEEQSVQAHIKGHTLDVEGKLHLGGIPAEYTARRIGNVTHSIAGCVQGVMLNGLKLNTQKPASSYATGACFSSAQEGSFFNGSGHAAFMREGYVVGSDVTVSLEFRSTAPDGTLLGISSTKVDAIGLELVNGQVVFNVNNGAGRISSTSRSSRPLCDGHWHTMVAKKFKNSLSVTVDGHTVTTPNPYSSSTSAETKNPIYVGGYPAEVKQNCLTARAAFQGCMRNLRVYKGHVTDVLDFSTAFHLSGVFPNSCPGNPA, from the exons ATGAAGTCCCTGCTTGCGCTTTTGTTGCTGTGTGCATCCTCCGTCGAGTGCCAGCAAAGAG GCCTTTTCCCAGCCATCCTGAACCTGGCCAGTAATGCTGAGATCACAACTAATGCCACCTGTGGCGACCCTGAGCCTGAGATGTACTGTAAGCTGGTGGAGCATGTGCCAGGCCGACGGATCCACAACCCACAGTGCCGGATCTGTGACGGCAGTAGCGCCAATCCTAAAG AGCAACATCCTATCACCTATGCGATTGATGGAACCAACCGGTGGTGGCAGAGTCCTAGCATTAAGAACGGGAGACAGTTTCACTGGGTCACCATTACGCTGGACTTACGACAG ATATTCCAGGTAGCCTACATCATCATTAAAGCCGCCAACTCTCCCCGCCCGGGAAACTGGATCTTGGAGCGCTCTCTGGACGGAAAGAAGTTCGAACCGTGGCAGTACTACGCCATTAGTGACACAGAGTGCCTGACCCGTTACAACATCACACCCCGTCTGGGACCACCTACCTATAAGAGGGACGACGAGGTCATCTGCACATCCTACTACTCTCGCCTGGTACCACTGGAACATGGAGAG ATCCACACGTCTCTGATCAACGGCAGGCCCAGCGCAGACGACCTGACCCCTGAGCTGCTAGAGTTCACCTCTGCCCGCTACATTCGCCTGCGGCTGCAAAGGATCCGCACTCTCAACGCTGACCTCATGACCCTCAGCTACCGCGACCCCAAGGACGTCGACCCGATTGTCACACGCCGC TATTATTACTCCATCAAGGACATCTCTGTGGGCGGGATGTGCATCTGCTACGGCCACGCCCAGAGCTGCCCCCTGGATCCTGAAACCAGG ATGCTGCAGTGCAAATGTGAGCACAATACATGCGGGGAGAGCTGCAATGAGTGTTGCCCTGGCTACCACCAGCAGCCGTGGCAACCAGGAACCATCTCTGCTGGAAACACTTGCGAGA AATGCAACTGTCACAGCAAAGCAGGGGACTGCTACTACAACCGGACGGTGGCCGAGCAGAGAAGGAGCATGAACGTTCACGGCCAGTATGTGGGAGGCGGCGTGTGCATCAACTGCACGCAAAACACTGCGGGGGTTAACTGTGAGACCTGCGCCGATGGCTTCTTCAGACCTCACAAG GTTTCTCCATATTCCGAAAGCCCGTGTGTGGACTGCAACTGCGATATGCGTGGATCACTCAGCCCTGCCTGCATCAGGGATGATAACCACGCCCAGCCAGAGAGGG GCCTGAACCCAGGACAGTGTCTGTGTAAGGAGGGCTTTGCGGGGGAGCGCTGCGACCGTTGCGCTTTCGGCTACAGAGACTTCCCCCTGTGCACCTTCTGCGAGTGCAGCCTGGAGGGCAGCCTCAATATCGACCCCTGCACCGAGTGCATCTGCAAG GCTAACGTGATGGGTGCCAACTGTGACCTGTGCAAGAGGGGCTTTTACAACTTGCAGGCCAGCAACCCAGAAGGCTGCACCGAGTGTTTCTGCTTTGGTGTGTCTGACGTGTGTGAGAGCTCGACTTGGTCCACCTCTCAg GTGGAGCACAAGGACAGCTGGCTCTCCCCCGTCACTCACAGCAACTCGGTCTACTCCGCCCCGCTGGTCGAGGACAACCTCATCATCCCCGGCAACGTCTCATCCTACCACATCCTGTCAACATGGGCAGCAACAGACACTTTCCTGGGAAACAAA GTGACCTCATACGGAGGCTTCCTCAAGTATAGCGTGGCATACGACGTCTCGATGGAGAACGTGGACAAGTTTCTTCTGTCTCATTTTGATTTTATCATTGAG GGGAATGGCAGGAGTCTTCGACAGTCGCCATCCCACCACTTGGTCCTGACTCCACTGAACGAACAGAGTGTTTCCGTGGCGATGGTGCCACACAGCTTCGTGGACCTGCACACGGGCCGGCACATCCAGAAGGACGAGCTCATGATGGTGCTGGCTGACGTAGCTGGCCTGAGGATCAGGTCTTACCTCAATACCAGTGCTGAAGGAGCACTGAG GCTCAGTACGGTCTCTCTGGATGTGGCCAACCCAGACTCCACAACACATCTGCAGGCAAAGGCTGTGGAGCAGTGCGAGTGCCCCTGGGGCTACTCTGGCACTTCCTGTGAG TATTGCATCTCTGGGTTCTACCGCGTTGGAGGGATCCTGTTTGGTGGTAACTGTCTGCAGTGCGAGTGCAACGACCATGCCACAGAGTGCGACATCAACGGCATGTGTTTG GGCTGTAAACACAACACCACAGGGCCCCACTGTGACCAATGTCTGCCCGGTTTCTATGGCGACCCCTCGGAGGGCACCGCAGAGGACTGCCAGAGATGCGCCTGCCCGCTGACAGTGGCGTCGAACAA TTTTAGTCCAACGTGTTCCTTGGAAAGTTCTGGAGAGATGACATGTGACCAGTGCCAACAGGGGTACACAGGACAAAAGTGTGAGAG GTGTGGCCAGGGTTACCACGGCAACCCCAGCATCCCAGGTGAGGGCTGTGTCCTGTGTGAGTGTAACGGAAACGTAGACACGCTGGAGCCCGGCCACTGCGACCCCAACAGTGGCGAGTGTCTGAAGTGCATGGGCTACACCTCTGGCCCCCACTGCGAGAGGTGCCAGGATGGTTACTATGGCGATGCCATCACTGCCAAAAACTGCCAGG CTTGTGGTTGCCATGGGAACGGCTCCAGTTCTAGCATTTGTGACATTGCAACGGGCCAGTGTGTCTGCAAGCCTCATGTGGTTGGAGAAAAGTGTGATCGCTGTGAG GTGGGATTCCACAGCCTTAGTCGAGATCACTGCATCGCATGCAACTGCAGTCAGTCGGGTTCAACTTCTACTGCATGTGACGAAGAGGGCCGATGCCAGTGCGTTGCTGGAGTGACAGGAGACAAGTGTGACCACTGTGATAAGGGTTACTACAACTTCCAGAAGAATGGCTGCACAG CTTGTGACTGTGAACACACCCATGGCAACTGTGACCCAGATACAGGGGTGTGTATCTGCCCCCCACACACTAAAGGGGAGAAATGTGAGCTCTGTGAGGAAGACCACTGGGGTCATGATGGGGCAACAGGCTGCAAG CCATGTAACTGCAGTGTGGCTGGGGTCACCTCCACACAGTGTGACTTGGCGAGTGGCCAGTGCTCGTGTGCACCAGCCTTCGATGGGCAGAAGTGTGACCACTGTGCCCTGGGCTTCAGGAACTTCCCAGAGTGCACCGCCTGCGACTGTAACCCCAACGGCACACGAGAGGAGTTCTGTGACGAGCAGCTGGGCCTGTGTGGCTGCGAGGACCAGGGCAGCTGCGTCTGTAAG GACAATGTTGGGGGTAGAGGGTGTGATGAGTGTAAGAGAGGGACCTTCGGCTTGTCCGTGCACAACCCCGCTGGGTGCAGTGCCTGCTTCTGCTTTGGAGTTTCCTCCGAATGTGAAGAGCTTGGTGGGCTGATCAGAGTGCCG ATTACACTAGGGCCAGAACCGGAGCGCCTCCATGTGGTTAGCCAGAGTAACCTGCAGGGCACACTGGATGGTGTCTTCGCGCAGGGATCCGAGATGCTGCTGGACCCGAGTCTGGTACAGAGCTCTTCCCTGGCTGGACCACATTACTGGAGATTGCCCAAACATTTCCAGGGCAACAAG CTGTTGTCATATGGAGGGAAGCTCTCCTATGTTGTCAACTTCTTTGCCCTGGATGGAGAAGGCCTGGTCAACTTTGAGCCTCAGGTCTTGATACGAGGAGGACACCTGAAgaaatctgtcatttttattgacATGCCTGCTCCCAAGAATGGCTTTGTGACCCATCAAGAGGTTCCCCTGACAGAG CACCAGTGGAAATACTTCAATTCCGTGTCGGAGAAAGCTGTGAGCCACTCAGACTTCATGTCCGTCCTGAGCAACGTTGAATATGTCCTCATTAAAGCCTCTTACGGCACAGACCTGCAGCAGAGCAG GATCACGAACATCACCATGGAAACGGCCATTGAGGCAGACGAAGTTTCTGGTGACCGGGGGGCTGCACAGTTGGTTGAGAGCTGTGAATGCCCACCTGGGTATGCCGGCCTGTCCTGCCAG GAGTGTGCCCCAGGCTACTTTAGGCAGCCCCTGTCTGAACTGAACATGAAGGGCAAGAACCGGCCTCTCATCCAGCCCTGTGTACCCTGCCAGTGCAACAACCACAGCCTGGcctgtgacctggacaatgggAAATGCCTG GGCTGCCAGCATAACACTGCAGGGGAATACTGTAATGTTTGTGTCCAAGGCTATTATGGGAAAGTGAAGGGGTCTATCAACGATTGCTCACTGTGCGCCTGCCCACTTCAGAGCAACAG CTTCAGCACATCATGTGTGTCGGATGGGGTGGGCGATTACCGCTGCGATGCCTGCAAGCCAGGCTACGAGGGCCGATACTGCGAGAG GTGCGCAGTAGGTTACTATGGAAACCCCTCTGAGCCTGGCGGTCGATGTGAGCCCTGTCAGTGCAGCGGCACTGGGTCCCTCCACCAAGTGTGTGACTCTCTGACAGGGAAGTGTGAATGTAAGGTGGGGGTTACTGGACACACGTGTGATGAGTGTGAGGCCAGACACGTTCTGATAGAAGagcagtgcgtgt CTTGCGATGACGAGTGCACAGGAGCTTTGCTGGATGATGTGTGGGCTCTTGAAGGTTCTATTAATGCTGTGAACCTCACTGGGGTCATTCTGGCACCGTACAGTGTGCTGGTGTCCTTGGAGAAAGAAGTCCAG ACTCTCCTGACACTGAAGAATGGCCCAATCCGTCGTCTGAACAGCACAGAAGAGAACATGGCAAACTGCACAACTGCAGTCAGCATCTTGCAGCAGAAG GCGCATGATGTGTCTGGGTTTGCAGAAGCAATGGTGAAATCAGCTGAAGATAGCATTTCTCTGGGAAATCAGCTGCTGGACTTAATCAACAGGACCCATTCTGCGATCCGGG CACTAGACCAGGAGGCAGACCTTCTAAATGGGACTGTGAAGGGGGAGATGGACACGACAAACAGAACCGCTGTGCTGGAGGAACTGACATCCATGCTtgagaagatcagaaacatcaaTATCACCTATGGCAAAACTGTTGTTGACCAGGAGATGAG TGAGGCCAAGGGCCTTCTTCTGAAGGTGCAGACGGAGTTTGAGCAGTCTCAGAATGCCACAGAATCACTTATTGAGACAATCACTGCTGTACTATCCAAACACACTCATCAGCTTGAGAAAACTCAAGCGCTCCTCAACAACGCGAAGGATCACAACAGCCACACCCTTCACCAGCTCAGCTCCTTCAATGCCAACCTGAGCCAGTTCACT ATCCTGAAGGATAATGTGAGTGTCTTGAATGAAGAGGTGGACACACTGATGCAGGAGGCTCAAGATGCCATGCATGATGCTTTTAGTATTGCTGAAAACCTGGACAATGTCACAGCT AGGCTGGAGGAAACACAGGATGACCTGGAGCGGCTGTACCCGACTCTCAGGATGCATGTAGACACTCTGGTGATGGAGCTGACCGAGAAAGAAGCTCTACAGTTGGTCTACAGGGCAGAGGACCAAGCCCGTGCCTTGATGGAAAAGAGCATGGAGATCCAGTTTCccaacag CTCTTTGCTTACATCACTGTCACTGAATGCCACCGGACAAAATAGTAATATCATGAGGGACATCCAGTCAGCTGATGAATTAGCACAGGGAGCCGATCAAGCGGCTGTCTCTGTACTCAGCCAG GCTGAGGATGCACTGTCTGACTTGGGGACAAAAGCTCTGCAGCGTAGCTCAGAGATCCTGGCTCAGAGCCTCCCACTGCGCAACCATTCTGCTG GCCTTTTGGTGAATATCACTCAGGTGACAGACAGACTGGGCTTGGTCAGAGCCAACATGCGCAACTTCAGCCAAGTATTCCCACAACCATCTGTCATTCTCCGCAACTTGCCCAATG GCAGCAGAGAGGTGGTTCATGAGGCCAAAGCACAGGTGGAGAGAGTAAATGCTTCTCTCCTGAGAGCACTAGAGCGCCTGGACAACCTCCAGCTCCAACTGCACCAGTCATCCTCGGCTGTTTCTGAAGCCAATAGCACTGCCTTGAGCACCAATGAGATGGTCAGTGATTCAGTGGAAACAG CTAAAGCTGCTGAATCCAAACTGAAGGAGGTGGAGATGAGAACGGAGCAGCTCTTTGACAGGATGAAGCCTCTTAGAATTCTGGGGGAGAATTTGAGTAGGAATCTGTCTGAGATCAAAGAAATGATCAGCCAGGCTCGGAAACAGGCCGCCTCG ATCAAAGTAGCTGTGTCTGCAGATCGAGACTGCGTGAGGGCATACCGGCCTGAGATCTCCTCCAGCAATGTCAACACAATAACACTGACAGTGAAGACTAGCGAACCTGACAACCTGCTTTTCTACATGGGCAGCAGCTCAACT gttgacttcatggcCTTGGAGATGCATCGCGGGAAGGTGGCCTTCCTGTGGGACACTGGATCAGGACACACAAAACTGGAGTATCCTGATGTTGccataaacaacaataaatggCACTGGATTAATGCCACTCG GTTCGGAAAGCAAGCGTCCTTGGCTGTGCACCAGCTGGACTCTGCTCCAATGCCGGCAGTAAAGGCCACAGCACCTGGGTCCTCCACAGTCCTGGACATCAACAAAACCACCTGGATGTTTGTTGGTGGTCTTAGCGGGCAGGTCAAG AAATCCTCAGCGGTGAAGATGACCGACTTTAAAGGCTGCATGGGCGAGGCATCACTGAACGAGAAGAACATTGGGCTGTGGAACTTTGCCGAAAGGGAGGGGCAGTGTCGCGGCTGCTTCATGAG CCCTCAGGCAGAAGAGACCTCTTTCAATTTTGACGGCAGTGGGTACTCCGTGGTGGAGAAGTCACTGCGCCCCACAGCCACAAGCATAATCATGCTCTTCAAGACCCTGGCACCCAATGGGCTGCTTCTATACCTGGCTTCCAATGGCACG agAGACTTTTTGTCAATTGAGCTGGTGGAGGGGAAAGTGCGTGTAACCTTTGAGTTGGGATCAGGACCCCTCACCATGACTTCTACCAAAGCTTACAACACAGGAATCTGGTACAAAATTGCCATCCAGAGAAATAAACGCAAAG GTTACTTAGCTGTGATGGCTGCAGACAATCCCTTGGAGCGGGAGACCATAGAGGCAGAGTCTCCGGGTCTTGCTTCTGACCTCAACCGCTCTGACCTTGATCCCATTTACATCGGTGGCCTCCCCAAGTCAAGGCCAATCAG GAGACAAGTGGTTGCACATTCGTTTGTTGGATGCATCAAAAACATGGAGATTGCTCGAACCAACTTTGACCTTCTAAGAGACTCATATGGTGTGAAGAAAGGTTGTGTTGTAAAG CCCATCCGAAGTGCCTCCATCCTGGGTGGAGGTTACCTGCAGCTGCCCCCCATGACGCTCAGCCCCCAAACTGAGCTCATGGCCACCTTCTCCACTAAAAATGACTCTGGCATCATCCTCGTTGGTTTCGCCAAGTCAGCGAATCGTATGCGAAGGCAAACACACCAG CCTTTCTTGGCTGTCATGTTGGTTTCAGGTAAGCTGGAGGTTCATGTTAACATGGCAGAGGGTGGGAGTGTCCACAAAGCTGTCATCAAGTCACAGAAAGGAACTTTCGGTGATGGACTAGAGCATTCGCTTGTACTACAGAGAAACAAgag GACAATGAACATATTGGTAGACGAGGACCACCAGGCGTCAGTGAGGCTGGGCTCCTCAGCCGATAAAGGCTCTCTCACCCTGGGACAGTTCTACATGGGTGGAGTTCCACCAGGAGAGGGCAGCAGTGTGCTGTCAACCACCAACTCTTTCTACGGCTGCATCAGCAACATTGTCCTGGAAGCCAA GCTGCTGGATCTGTCCAGTGCTGTGAGTTACCAGGGCGTGGACATGGACAGCTGTCTGTTAGAGGAAAGACCAAAGAGAGTGGTCCTGCCAGATGAAGGTGGAGACCAAGAGGATGAGACCACGGCTGCACCCACCCAACTTCCTGAAGCACAACCTACAGAAGCAGTTACCCCAGGGTCCACCTCT TGCACTGCAATGGACAGTACAGCAACCCTCACAGAGTCCCACCAGTTTGGCCTTTCCCGGAACAGTCACATGATCGTCGGATTCAGAAACAGAACCGTGAGAACAAG CTTCTCAGTGAAGCTGTCACTGCGGACCTTCGCCCCCAGCGGAATTCTGTACTACATGGCCAATGGCAACCAGCAGGACTACGcagtgctgcagctgcagggcggCCAACTCTTCTTCACATGTGACCTGGGAAAAGGACCCGCAGTCGCCACCCTGAAGAAACCCATCAACGATGGCATCTGGCACACA GTAAAAACAGAATTTGAAAAGCGGAACGTGATGGTCAGCGTGGATGAAGAGCAGTCAGTTCAGGCTCATATTAAAGGACACACGCTGGACGTGGAGGGGAAACTGCACCTGGGGGGTATTCCAGCTGAATACACGGCCAGAAGGATCGGAAAT GTGACACACAGCATAGCTGGCTGTGTGCAAGGTGTGATGCTCAATGGCCTGAAGCTCAACACTCAGAAACCAGCTTCATCCTACGCCACAGGAGCCTGCTTCAGCTCAGCCCAAGAGGGCTCCTTTTTCAACGGGAGCGGCCACGCCGCCTTCA TGAGAGAAGGCTACGTTGTGGGCTCCGACGTGACGGTGAGTTTGGAGTTTCGCTCCACAGCTCCGGATGGCACTCTGCTCGGGATCAGCAGTACTAAAGTGGATGCTATCGGACTGGAACTAGTCAATGGACAG GTGGTGTTTAACGTGAATAACGGCGCCGGCCGGATCTCCTCCACGTCACGGAGCAGCAGGCCGCTTTGTGACGGCCATTGGCACACCATGGTGGCCAAGAAGTTTAAAAACAGCCTCAGTGTCACAGTGGATGGGCACACGGTCACCACGCCCAACCCTTACTCCTCCTCCACGTCGGCTGAGACCAAAAATCCCATCTATGTGGGTGGATATCCAG CTGAGGTGAAGCAGAACTGCTTGACAGCCAGAGCTGCGTTCCAGGGCTGCATGCGGAACCTGCGTGTTTACAAAGGTCATGTGACTGACGTGTTGGACTTTAGCACAGCCTTCCATCTTAGTGGAGTTTTCCCAAACTCCTGTCCTGGGAACCCTGCCTGA